In Marivirga salinae, a single window of DNA contains:
- a CDS encoding SCO family protein: MKTLMILLATVLFFACDNVEKPESNDEDKGITSKEEFNDLSIFNITSEWTTQHNKQIEFKDLQGSVLAVVMVYTSCQTACPRLAADMRNIEKQVAEKGKENVKYVLVSIDPENDTPERLTQYGKEYQLEGDQWLFLRGTEETVREFANVVAVKYKQISPIDFSHSNIISVFDAEGVMQHQQEGLGVNNKETIEQIIELSN; this comes from the coding sequence ATGAAAACGCTAATGATATTACTCGCTACTGTTTTATTTTTCGCTTGTGATAATGTCGAAAAACCCGAATCAAATGATGAAGATAAGGGCATTACTTCCAAAGAAGAATTCAATGACCTATCAATTTTCAATATCACTTCCGAATGGACTACCCAGCACAATAAGCAAATAGAATTTAAAGATTTGCAAGGTAGCGTTTTGGCTGTGGTTATGGTATATACTTCCTGCCAAACGGCTTGTCCTAGATTAGCTGCCGATATGCGCAATATTGAAAAACAAGTGGCTGAAAAAGGAAAGGAAAATGTAAAATATGTTCTAGTAAGTATTGATCCCGAAAATGATACACCTGAGCGATTAACTCAATATGGTAAAGAATATCAGTTGGAAGGCGATCAGTGGTTATTCTTAAGAGGAACTGAAGAAACAGTTAGGGAATTTGCCAATGTAGTTGCGGTAAAATACAAACAAATCTCTCCTATAGATTTTTCTCACTCTAATATTATCTCTGTTTTTGATGCAGAAGGAGTGATGCAACATCAACAAGAAGGCTTGGGAGTAAATAATAAAGAAACGATTGAACAGATTATTGAATTGAGTAATTGA
- a CDS encoding formylglycine-generating enzyme family protein has translation MLRYFTIAILFFFHLNLNGQDLEMLKIEGGVYIPLYGSQEEVQVEIESFYMDTKPVTHQEFAEFIKQYPQWSKENVKALFADASYLTKWTADGEVPKHLKNSPVNNVSWYAAKAYCECQDKRLPTTDEWEFAAKASENSIDAREDSLFNQKIVSGYEKPKTYLKEVGQSSPNYYGVYDLHGLVWEWVYDFNSIMITGESRSNNNTDANLFCAGGAVSANDLMNYAAFMRYAIRSSLKARNTMSNMGFRCVKDYDDELELNQ, from the coding sequence ATGCTTAGATATTTCACAATTGCAATCTTGTTCTTTTTTCATTTGAATTTAAATGGACAGGATCTTGAGATGCTCAAAATTGAAGGGGGAGTTTACATCCCCCTTTATGGAAGTCAAGAGGAAGTGCAGGTTGAAATAGAGTCATTCTATATGGATACTAAACCTGTTACGCATCAAGAGTTTGCTGAATTTATCAAGCAATATCCTCAATGGTCTAAAGAAAATGTGAAAGCATTATTTGCAGATGCTAGCTATCTGACCAAATGGACTGCTGATGGTGAAGTACCAAAGCATTTAAAAAACAGCCCAGTGAATAATGTCTCTTGGTATGCAGCCAAAGCTTATTGTGAATGTCAGGATAAGCGCCTTCCTACAACAGATGAATGGGAATTTGCCGCGAAGGCAAGTGAGAATTCAATTGATGCTAGGGAAGACAGCTTGTTCAACCAAAAAATAGTTTCAGGCTATGAAAAACCTAAAACCTATTTGAAAGAAGTGGGGCAAAGCAGTCCTAATTATTATGGAGTTTATGATTTACATGGATTGGTTTGGGAATGGGTTTACGATTTCAACAGCATCATGATAACCGGAGAATCAAGATCCAATAATAACACAGATGCTAATTTATTTTGCGCAGGAGGAGCTGTCAGTGCCAACGATTTAATGAATTATGCCGCCTTTATGCGCTATGCGATCAGATCCAGCTTGAAGGCCAGAAATACCATGAGCAATATGGGCTTTCGATGCGTGAAAGATTACGATGACGAATTAGAACTAAATCAATGA
- a CDS encoding Crp/Fnr family transcriptional regulator — protein MPQKTNKISCEECTTTSCFVKRTNPEWLAKISEFKNQVVYPKGQYIFSEGSPVFGAYFIQSGDVKIVSSSFSGKQNIVRLAKAGHMMGHKGEAKENYPIGAVAINDARICFLNNELLYDAFLNNTHFTIDIMMFYSKELRKSEMRNKFFAQMTTDEKVAYAIVYAGEIVGEKNNKGKIMIMLSRQELAQIAGTNAEQVSRTISHMKNDGLLSLDGRCICIENLPGVYNLLSEYEQFI, from the coding sequence ATGCCCCAAAAAACCAACAAAATAAGCTGTGAAGAATGTACTACCACTTCATGTTTTGTGAAAAGGACGAATCCGGAGTGGCTAGCCAAAATCAGCGAATTCAAGAATCAAGTGGTTTACCCAAAAGGACAATATATTTTCTCTGAGGGCTCGCCCGTATTTGGAGCATACTTTATTCAATCAGGAGATGTAAAAATTGTGAGCAGTAGTTTTTCTGGAAAGCAAAATATAGTGCGATTAGCTAAAGCTGGTCACATGATGGGACACAAAGGAGAGGCTAAGGAAAATTATCCGATAGGGGCAGTAGCAATCAATGATGCCCGAATTTGCTTTCTAAATAATGAATTGCTTTATGATGCCTTTTTGAATAATACTCATTTCACTATAGACATCATGATGTTCTATTCTAAAGAACTACGCAAAAGTGAAATGCGAAATAAATTCTTTGCCCAGATGACCACAGATGAAAAGGTGGCTTACGCAATTGTTTATGCTGGTGAAATTGTAGGTGAGAAAAATAATAAGGGTAAAATCATGATTATGCTCAGTAGACAAGAACTGGCACAGATTGCTGGAACAAATGCTGAACAAGTTAGCCGAACCATCAGCCATATGAAGAATGATGGATTATTATCTCTGGATGGTCGTTGTATTTGCATTGAAAACCTACCTGGAGTTTATAATTTACTCTCCGAATACGAACAGTTTATTTAG
- a CDS encoding AAA family ATPase — MKSIHQNEQSIQWTLSPFDFQGDINAGQIFFSRFEEIPNTFEMYDVDIHKISKWLESNFSENIITKHKREKFSEKDGVEMLSTIYVLNDDIVLEIAANMMQMAYGAGAKIKDKLIEGMKAFVKNERSGISMIVQSKMGLMPKDLEIKKQDIDLSLHYNDGFNGIDEQLKRELSEENGSGLYLLYGAPGTGKSSYIKYLIHQVNKRMVFLPPKVALNLDDFALTDFLLDNRNIILVIEDAEELLKADNSARTSAISMLLNLTDGILGDGLGIKIIATFNTELHQIDPALMRKGRLKLMYEFNKLSIPKSKALLAHLGVEKEVHNPMNLSEIYYLEEHQYQLNSNNGIGF, encoded by the coding sequence ATGAAGAGCATACACCAGAACGAACAATCAATTCAATGGACTTTATCTCCTTTTGATTTTCAGGGAGATATTAATGCAGGTCAAATTTTTTTCAGCCGTTTTGAGGAGATACCCAATACATTTGAAATGTATGATGTGGATATTCACAAAATTAGTAAATGGTTGGAATCAAATTTTTCAGAGAATATCATAACTAAGCATAAAAGGGAAAAATTTTCTGAGAAAGACGGTGTTGAAATGCTTTCAACCATCTATGTTTTAAATGATGATATTGTACTGGAGATAGCAGCAAACATGATGCAAATGGCTTATGGTGCTGGGGCGAAAATAAAGGATAAGCTAATTGAAGGAATGAAGGCTTTTGTGAAAAATGAAAGGTCAGGAATCTCTATGATTGTCCAAAGTAAAATGGGCTTAATGCCCAAAGATCTTGAAATTAAGAAACAGGATATCGATTTGTCCTTACACTATAATGATGGTTTTAATGGCATTGATGAGCAATTGAAAAGAGAACTATCAGAGGAAAACGGATCTGGACTGTATCTACTTTATGGGGCACCGGGAACTGGTAAAAGTTCTTATATCAAATACCTTATTCATCAAGTAAATAAGCGTATGGTATTTTTACCACCGAAAGTCGCACTCAATTTAGATGATTTTGCCCTTACCGATTTCCTCTTGGATAACAGAAACATAATTTTGGTTATTGAGGATGCTGAAGAATTATTAAAGGCTGATAATAGTGCCAGAACTTCAGCCATTTCCATGTTATTAAACCTGACGGATGGAATTTTAGGTGATGGATTGGGCATAAAAATCATTGCCACTTTTAATACGGAGCTGCACCAGATTGACCCAGCCTTAATGCGAAAAGGAAGGCTGAAGTTAATGTATGAATTCAACAAACTTAGCATTCCAAAATCAAAAGCTTTGCTAGCCCATCTGGGTGTAGAAAAGGAGGTTCATAATCCAATGAACCTCTCAGAAATTTACTATTTGGAAGAACATCAATATCAGCTGAATAGTAATAATGGAATTGGCTTTTAG
- the nirK gene encoding copper-containing nitrite reductase, which translates to MKTHRKTQTRFAYLFFALLFPFLFAACQQQEEVVKSNRNKNEDIKVVGTMKAELTAPPHVPKPIGKRTAKRLFVDMEIIEEVAEMDDGVEYVYWTFGGSVPGSFIRTRVGDIVEFTLKNHPDNKLPHNIDLHAVTGQGGGAEASFVAPGQQKTFSFKTLNPGLYVYHCATAPVGMHIANGMYGLILVEPLGGLPPVDKEYYVMQGDFYTKGKHGEKGLQDFDLQKAVDENPDYVVFNGKVGALTGENALTAQVGETVRIFFGNGGPNLASSFHVIGEIFDRVHLEGGKSINENVQTTLVPAGGSAMLEFTVESPDNLVLVDHSIFRAFNKGALGILSVSGEENHVVYDEGTEAIPYNPQSEIAESTPPQEKQVEAVVEEQVSAPADFDLQTSITKGKKIYSQNCLACHQAEGQGIPKTFPPLAKSDYLNNHPDKAINAVVNGLTGEITVNGETYNSAMPAQRLSDEDVAAVLNYVYSNWGNNGTTITPEKVKNTK; encoded by the coding sequence ATGAAAACGCATAGAAAAACACAGACACGATTCGCTTATTTGTTTTTTGCACTGTTATTCCCTTTTCTTTTCGCGGCTTGTCAGCAACAGGAAGAAGTTGTGAAATCCAACAGAAATAAAAATGAAGACATTAAAGTAGTAGGTACAATGAAAGCGGAATTAACCGCCCCACCTCATGTTCCAAAACCGATAGGTAAAAGAACTGCCAAAAGGCTTTTTGTTGATATGGAAATCATAGAGGAGGTGGCTGAAATGGATGACGGTGTTGAATACGTTTACTGGACATTTGGTGGGAGTGTACCCGGTTCTTTTATTAGAACTCGAGTGGGTGACATAGTAGAGTTTACGCTTAAAAATCACCCTGACAATAAATTACCACACAACATTGATTTGCATGCTGTGACAGGTCAAGGAGGAGGAGCTGAAGCTTCTTTTGTAGCACCTGGACAACAGAAAACCTTCTCTTTTAAAACACTTAATCCAGGATTATATGTTTATCACTGTGCTACAGCCCCAGTTGGAATGCACATTGCAAACGGTATGTATGGATTGATTTTAGTTGAGCCCTTAGGAGGTTTACCACCTGTAGATAAAGAGTATTATGTGATGCAAGGCGATTTTTACACTAAAGGCAAGCACGGAGAAAAAGGTTTGCAAGATTTCGATTTGCAAAAAGCAGTAGATGAAAATCCAGATTATGTAGTCTTTAATGGTAAAGTTGGAGCTTTAACGGGTGAAAATGCACTTACTGCGCAAGTTGGGGAAACCGTAAGAATTTTCTTTGGAAATGGTGGTCCAAATCTAGCTTCCTCATTTCACGTGATAGGAGAGATTTTTGACAGAGTTCACCTAGAAGGTGGAAAAAGTATTAATGAGAATGTACAAACTACTCTAGTACCTGCTGGTGGGTCAGCAATGCTGGAGTTCACTGTGGAATCCCCTGATAATTTGGTTTTGGTTGACCACTCTATTTTTAGAGCTTTTAATAAAGGAGCTTTGGGTATATTAAGTGTCTCTGGTGAGGAAAATCATGTAGTATATGACGAAGGTACAGAGGCAATTCCTTATAATCCACAATCAGAAATTGCTGAAAGCACTCCTCCGCAGGAAAAACAGGTAGAAGCAGTGGTTGAAGAGCAAGTTTCAGCACCAGCTGACTTTGATTTGCAAACCAGCATCACAAAAGGGAAAAAGATTTACTCTCAAAACTGTCTGGCATGTCACCAGGCAGAAGGTCAGGGTATTCCTAAAACCTTCCCGCCATTAGCAAAATCTGATTATCTAAATAATCATCCTGACAAGGCTATAAATGCAGTGGTAAATGGTTTGACAGGTGAGATTACAGTAAACGGTGAAACCTATAATAGTGCAATGCCTGCTCAAAGATTGAGCGATGAAGATGTAGCAGCGGTACTCAATTATGTTTATAGCAATTGGGGAAATAATGGAACTACCATTACACCTGAAAAAGTAAAAAACACTAAATAA
- the ric gene encoding iron-sulfur cluster repair di-iron protein: protein MNVYKEKTIGEWVAEDYRTASVFKSFGIDFCCKGGRSIQEACEAKNIPEREVEIALAEAVMDKAEQSDIDFKRWPMDLLADYIEKTHHRYVERTIEELKPYLTKICKVHGDSNPELHKVKQLFFESAGELTAHMKKEEFILFPHVRKLEKHLNDGSSIEAPHFETVKNPIKMMMAEHEAEGDRFEEIARLTNNYTPPEHACNTYRVTFALLEEFENDLHRHIHLENNILFPKAVRVEESFNSLN from the coding sequence ATGAACGTTTACAAAGAAAAAACCATAGGAGAATGGGTAGCGGAAGATTATCGCACAGCATCAGTTTTTAAATCATTTGGCATTGATTTTTGCTGCAAAGGCGGTAGATCAATTCAGGAAGCATGCGAGGCAAAAAACATCCCTGAAAGAGAGGTTGAGATTGCTTTGGCTGAAGCCGTAATGGACAAAGCAGAACAAAGTGATATAGATTTTAAAAGATGGCCAATGGATCTTCTGGCTGACTATATAGAAAAAACGCATCATAGATATGTTGAAAGGACAATTGAAGAACTAAAGCCATATCTGACCAAAATTTGCAAAGTGCATGGTGATTCAAATCCTGAATTGCATAAAGTAAAACAACTATTTTTTGAGTCAGCGGGGGAATTGACTGCCCACATGAAAAAAGAAGAATTTATTCTTTTCCCTCATGTTCGTAAATTAGAGAAGCATTTAAATGATGGTAGTTCTATAGAAGCCCCTCATTTTGAAACAGTCAAGAATCCTATTAAAATGATGATGGCTGAACATGAAGCAGAAGGAGATCGCTTTGAAGAAATCGCAAGATTAACAAATAACTATACTCCACCAGAACATGCTTGCAATACCTATAGAGTGACATTCGCATTGTTGGAGGAATTTGAAAACGATTTACATAGACATATTCATTTAGAAAATAATATACTCTTTCCGAAAGCTGTGAGAGTGGAGGAAAGTTTTAATTCATTAAACTGA